atttgcattaaagatctGGAGGTCATACTTGTATGGAGAGAAGGTGAAGATTTTCACGGACCACCAGAGTCTGAAGTACATATTTACGCAAACGGACTTGAATTTGAGGCAGCGTAGATGGATGGAGTTGTTAGCAGACTACAAATTGGAGATCACATATCACCCGGGAAAAGCCAATCATGTGGCGGATGCCTTGAGTAGGCGCAGAAGCGATATATCGGGAACCAAAGAGGTCCAGGAGCTTACTGGGACACTTGCTAGTCTAAGATTATGTGCAGTTACTGTAGAGGGAGAGTCAGTTGGCGCTGAGGCTGTAGAGCGGGCAGACTTACTATGGAGGATACGCAAAGCTCAGGATAGTGATGAAGCTTTGCGTAAGCAGATCGAGATGGAGAGTATTGGTTTTCATACAGCCACCAACGGGATGTTCATGTATCGAAACAGGATTTGTGTGCCCAATGATGAGTTGTTAAGAAAGGAGATATTACGGCAAGCACACCACTCGAGTTTCTCGATTCATCCAGGAAATACcaagatgtatagggatctgaagcGATATTACCATTGGCCTGGTATGAAGAGAGATGTTGCTTCAACTGTATCGCAATGTCAGACGTGTCAGATGGTTAAAGCCGAGCATCAGGTTCCTAGCGGGTTATTACAAAACCTGCCATTACCTGAGTGGAAATGGGACATGGTAACTATGGATTTCGTGACGGGTTTGCCGACTACATCAGGAGGGAAGAATGCCATATGGGTAATCGTGGATAGACTTACGAAGTCAGCCCATTTTCTAGCAGTTAAGAAGACAGACAGAGCTGATCAGCTAGCACAGACTTACATCAGCGAGATTGTAAGATTGCATGGAGTTCCGGTCAGCATTGTATCGGATCGGGATACAAAGTTCACGTCTGAGTTTTGGAGAGCCTTCCAGAAGGCGCTTGGGACGAAAGTTCATATGAGTACGGCTTATCACCCGCAAACAGATGGTCAGTCAGAGAGGACTATTCAGACTTTGGAGGATATGCTCAGAGCTTGTGTTTTAGATTGGGAAGGTAGTTGGGTGAAGTATCTACCTCTAGCCGAGTttgcctacaacaacagctatcaTTCGAGTATTGGGATGGCACCATATGAGGCTCTATATGGTAGGCCTTGTCGCACACCACTTTGTTGGACGGAAGTGGGAGAGCGACGTGAGATAGAACCAGCCATGGTTCAAGAGACAGTCGAACAGGTTGAGATGCTCAAGATGCGGCTTAAGGAAGCCCATGACCGTcagaagagttatgcagataAACGGCGAAGAGATTTGGAGTTTCAAGTTGGCGACCTAGTATACCTGAAAATGAGGACATTTCAGGGAGGATCTAAGACTCGGAAGCTAAAGAAGCTTAAACCGAGATATATGGGACCATATCCTATTTTGGAGCGGATTGGAGCAGTTGCTTACCGACTAGATTTATCAGGAGAGTTATCAGATTTCCATGACGTGTTTCATGTTTCCGTTTTGAGGAAAGTAGTGAGAGAGCCAGAGCTCATTTTGCAGCAACCACCTAGAAACCTTGGCAAAGGGTTACGTGGGTTGTGCCAACCAGTAGAGATATTGGATCGCCAAGTGAAAGCAGATCGTGGAATGATGACCATGTTGATCAAGGTTCGTTGGGAGGGAGACGGAATTCAGGAGGATACCTGGGAGTCCGAGCCCCAAATGAGGATTGATTATCCAGAGCTGTTTCGAGGTGTCATTGGAGAATTTGGTGACGTGAATTCGGGGTCGAATTCCTTgttagtgggggagaattgtaatgacCCACCTCCACTATCCCCActatctccaccatctccaccatccccaccacacccaccatctccaccatccccaacttctttaaagagaaagagagagagagggagggagagagagagagagaaaagagagagagaaagagagagaaagctcacctgagctcgtcgccggagcaaCCGTGTGCCGTGATCACGTTCAGCTTGCCACCACCGATAAACGCCCTAGGTAACCGCCGGAAACCGCATTCCTTAAGCTCATTTTCTTTTCCGTTTAGTAAATCACCCATAACTTCCTAACCATTGATCATCTCGTACATCCAAggccatcatcgtgttcctctcgtcgagacgaagccgtagacaccaaccacgCCTCAAACGGAGCCCGTACGAAGCCGCACGCACCTCCCGAAGATTCGCCTCGGCGCGCGCGTGAAACTCACGCGCCACCGCCGTCCGCCGGAGCCACCGCGAGTTCCGGCCACGCGCCGCCGTCTCCGACCAACGTTCGCCGGAGCCGCCGTGACCGACCACCGTCCGTCCGCCGCCGAGAAGCCGCCGCCGCCTCGCCGCCTCGCCGCCGTTGCCGCCGTTGACTTTCCGGTAAGCCGCCGcgtcgccgccggtgaccgacaccggtgactcgccggcgactcgccaactcggccgagtcaacccggtgagtcaactcggtgactcggtcaaccggtggtttgaccggtttaaatcgatttcgattcggttaggttaaaccggtcggttaaaatcaattggaaatcggttagggaaaaccggattaattaattaattaatttaattaattaattaaataattaatctttgaccagcgggttgacttttccgtaaatacccgttttaaaccgttcgaaaggcattctgactcgaaatttcgatctgatttcagatttggagtccatttgagcagctggagttcatagataccacCTCTTAttgttgctaaggtgagggtctattcccgaactcctcttattcggcttaggacctcgaataagtataatttattttaatgtgttccgtctgtgtgaaatcgagtctgtcattgcttgtttagttttaggttctttgcataaaccggaactagggggttagaggattcaacattgattgtttcacttaatgtaaattcttagctaggattgtttttgtttggagacggatacagagtcggactgctgtatgccggattgtatggaggtcacggccaactttagtcgaccggttgagccgtagactggaagtgtcgataaatcgtctacgggcgtgtgttaccgagcactttttcggtgtgtgtatgaaccgagcaccttttcggtagtgttttggcctgttagtgggcggcgagtgcgcacctcgctaggaccattgtttgttgcttgagtactttaggtactgtgtttgacatgcattagaattaaattatatttattcggagtgctatgtccgggtccatggacttcggggtagcatcccatacctcgctgagcgattcccctgtcgctcacccctcattCTTTCCCCCTTTTAGGTGAGACCgatgagcaggagtgattatcggaccggtgctattgggcttttgggcttctatcgcttttaccgcttttatctttatcgggcctttaggcctttggacttttatcgtctatgttattcctatttcagactttcggtttatatcgtattttatatttcgGATGTTATCGATGTTGGGCTTTTTTGGCCTTTTGTTACcgtattgacttttatattatatgaagattattattatttgagttgtattattattttatttccgcttttatcaatttattatattttgaaagtgGCGGGTGTCACATAGTATAGTGGAGACTTTGTCCTCAACCTCCAAGTCCTGAACAGCTTTCCTGAAGTGGTAGACGTAGATGTCGTCTAGTGGTATCGAAGCGCCGGTGGTGAAGCCGAGGATCCAGCTCCTGACGTTAAAGTTATCGTCGATGAAGTGAGCAGTCAAACAGGTGTAATCTCTGGCGGATGCGCTAATCATCCCTTCGTATGAGAGGGTTAGCTTGCCCTGGAAGTCTTTGAGAAACTTCTTGGCctttattttttgtgtttcgTGTAGCTTAAGAATCTCTTTCCTGATGGTGATCGGATTGATCTGAAGCCAGTTCGGCATAGCTTTGTGAGCATCTGTCTCATTCTCCTCATCGTCCTCAAAATCATACTCGAAATCGTCGGTAGAGTCGTCCgagttttggttcttcatcataTCTAACAAAGAAGCAGTATCAGAATACCATCATACTATGACAAAAATAAAGCAAGGGTATCTAGAATAAACCCTAGAAAACTAGGTATTACATCCGTACAAAATCATGAGAAGAGAAAGCTATATGGAGACAAAAGAGatgaaaaggaagaagagattAGAACCTGAATCGGATGCGAGGTCAGTGTTGTCCATAGCAAGGGGTTGCTGTTCTGTCTTCTGTGAGGAGACGGAAGGAGAGATAGGATTAGGGTTGAGATAAAAAAGACGATTCCTATTctcaatgtttttcttttttttttttttgagaattttccGATTTTCAATGTTAATATCTTATGGTTTAGGGGGGAATGCTAACTCACCTACGTGGCGATCAATTATAGGATTGTTTTTAAATCTCCGTGGTTCGATCATAGAGACGGTGAATCAATCGGACGGTAGCTAATCGGAtgtgattaaaaatattatatttggaATTTTATGTGTTTTAATGTCCGATATACTTTaagaaaatttgtaaaatattagtttttcaaTTTTAGAAATTTCATTTTAGTTATGGAAAGAAAAAGGCTTCAAGGGAAAAACATTGTACTGAGAAAACGAAATGAAAAACAAGAGTTATTGAGTTTTCATGAAGACAATAGCATTCTAATGTTTATTAGTAACGACTTGGCCATATCAGAACTCTCGCCGCACATCATGGCGTTCAGAAGTTTCCCTTCCAATGCGACAATAAACTCAGGACACTCTCTTTTGTCAGCAACATACGCACGGTTCGACGTGCCACGAGAGATTGGAATCGAGAGAATGTCACGAGCTAATCGGGAGAGGATCGGGTACTTTGAGCTCTCATCTCTCCACCATTTCAGTGCATCGAAGTCTTTCCTCCACTCCAAAACAGGCTCTTTGAAGTAAGAATCAAGCTCTGACTCATGAAACTCTCTTGAACAACATCCTTCAAACTTGAGATACTCTTGAAAGAAAGCAAAGTCCCCATAACCGTCaggcttcttctcttcctcttcttctgatTCGTCTCCGAACATATACAAAATACACCGGGGACTTGGCTCAGCTGCACGTTCCGGTAGTGGACGTATATCGCTAGCTGCGTAGCAAGAGTATAGACTGCGTAAGTAGTCCACAACAGTCTCAGCTTTTGAACCTTGATCACTACTCTTTGAGCAGTAAAAGTCTAGATACTTCAACTTGAACCGAGGGTCCAACACAGAAGCAGTAGCCAACACAAGAAACATCTCATTCCAATACTTATCAAACCCCTCCAGTATCTCCTTAGCTTTACCAAGAAAGTAATCACCATCCCCATTCTTGACCTCTTCTCTCAGCATGACCTTTAGCTCCACAAGGAGATGGAAGTAGACGTTAGCCGTTGGATACTCCCCATCAAAAAGCTCTTTCGCCACTTTATAAATGCAACCAGTGAGTTTGCAAAAAGTTCTAATCCTTATCCACTCTTCATCGGAAGGATAATCGTAGTAATCATACTTATCATCTTCAAACACATCTTTGGCTTCCATATCTACCGCCGTTTGCAGTTTATTCAACGTGTAAGTCCAATGGGTAGGATACAATCTTCCATCACTCTCCCAACCAAGCAAAATCCTGACACGGTCCATCAGACATGATATTCTTACGTCCTTATACATATCATCAACCATCAACCTGAACATATCCGAGCAGCAATAGATGAGGAACACGTTAGGGTTGATCTGATTGCTCCCTCCCTCTTCTTCTATCCATTTACTAAAACCATCCAAACCAAGATCAACACTGTTAGGGACAAGAAGAGTAGAGACTTTGTTCTCAATCTCGTAATCAGTAACAACGTTCTTTAATGAATCGAGATAAACGTCTTTCAGTTTCATATCCTCAGGAGAATGAGGATGGTACGCCAAGATCCATTTCCTCATCTTGAAATCCTCATCGGCGAAGTAGACGCTAATGACCATAAAATCCTGGTGAAGAATCGGACCGACGATGTCTTCACTAGTCCATTTCCAGTCACCGAGAACCATCCATTCGCAAGAGAGGGTTAGCTTCCCTTGTGCGTCCTTCAGCAGTTTCTCGATTTTCTCTTTGCCTTCTTGGTAGAGTTGGAGAATCGCGTTGTGGAGTTTGGAAGTGTCGAGGGAGAAAGTGGGGCAGACGATGTGTACCATTTCGGTGATGGCAGAGTTCTCAAGGGTGGGGTTGATTAAGTTGCCGATGGCAACCTTGGCCATAGATCTGTAACGACGCTTCTCCACCACCTCCTCATCGGCTTTTGTTTCTCATCGACAGAGTCGTTGTCaagcttttgtttcttcttcataCCTGAAGAGAATCCCCATGAGGAAGTATTATTATTAGGATACCACTATACATTCAGACTTTTAACACAAACTGAAAACAATATAGAAACAACTTTATATCTATAGACACTAGAAGCAGTACGTACAGTGTATATAAGCAATAAGACGCAGACATATACACCAAGGTAGATTCACAAAACTAAGAGAATAAACCCTATAGAATGTGGGGATGAAATACCTAAGAAAGCAGCACACATATACATGATCTGTAGTAGTCAAGGCTTTAGCTCTCCCGAGAGACATGATGAGTTGGTGAAACACATTAAGACGTAAAAATATAAACAGAAATTCAAAAGCAAAAAGCAGTATGCAAGTACACGAGTCAGGGTTTAGCTCTCCCGAGGCAGGACTTGAAGAAGAAATCTGACCTGAACACCGGATGCAGATGCAGATGCGAGAAAGAGAGTTCTAGGGTTTTAGTTAAAAGAGTTAATGAGAGACGGTTCCGATTTTAGGCGGGAATGTTTGATAACCTAACCAATGGACGGCTgagatatttttgaatatttttgtgtTTGCTTGGTTATGGGCCGGGCCGTATGTAGAGTTTTCTATAATCTGATAAATTAATGGGCCTCTATATTCGGCCTAAGAAATCTGGAAACCCCCAAGCTCTCTCATCAGCGTCACCATTGAATGACTGCAGCTTCTCTCCGTCTATCAGAAATATTGCCGGTAAGACTCGATCGATTTGTTTGTCTTTCTCCGTCTATTTGGTTTgaatacttttatatatttatttcatgtATATATGGATTTGCATATTATCTTCAATCCAATTTCTATATATCACAAGCAGAGagattcatattttattttgtttgtttacttCAGTGGTGGATGATGATGCCTTCCATTCAAaaagatttgattttgttttgttttgcttgTTTACTCGTAGTTGTTAAGATTTCGTAATAAAAATAACGCCTTTTTCtatcattttcaaattttgaaagagTGGAGTAAAGCTTGTTCCTCGGCGACGAGTACAGACTTAACGTTTCTGATCGAATCTTTTGTGACAGGAAAATAAACCCCTAGTGAGTGAACGCACAATGCCGACCCTACAAGGTTCTTTGCCTCCTGAGCTTGCTAACAATGTCGTTAGGGTCAGTCTcatctctttcatttttttttattacagtcTTCTGTTTaacttgttgttttttttttttttaatgctattTCTTATGGGCAGTTGTACCGAGAATGTCTTCGTAGAGCTACATTCATTGGTAAGCAGGTGAGCCTTCTCCTCTCAATTATTTGTTTCTCTGTAGAGCTTATAAGACGAATTTGCTTTGTAGTCACATTAGGACACTCTTTTGCGCGTACAGTGGGATTCTTTTTGGTATGATTGTCATTCCTGTTTCTAGTACGGTAGTTGATTACCTGAAAGAAACTAAAATTGAATGTTGATTAAGTTCATCAATGTTCTTTAGTCTTTTAAGCTCACATGGCTTCACTTTTTAGTCACTTGGTTATTTAGAGTTGATACTCTTCTTGAGGAGTGTGGTCTTCTGCATATTAGACTGCAGTTTTACTCAAGTCCAAACCGTTTGTAATCGATATGATGTAGCCAGACAAGTTTGAGACTAATATTCCTGTCTGCACTTCTGTTTTGATTCCATGAGAAATATTTTTGGCTTTTCTGCAATAGATTATTAATAAACCTCTTTTTCTGTTAACTCCGCTGCGACTTGCAGCAACACAACACTGAGCTCGTGGTTGGTATGGTGAGGCAGCAATTTAAGAAACACATGAATGAGACCGACCCCGAGAAGATTCACAAGTTAAAGGATGAGTTAGTGTTTTCCCTTTTCCTATCACCGCTGcatagatcacacactcttgGAATTTTATCGTCTTATCTGAAAAGTTGGGAATGACTTAAATGTTTTGTGTTGGTATTTGGCAGTGCTGCTCGTGGACTCATCAATCACATGTTGTTCGAGTCTGAGAAGCTAACAGGACGCAAGGTTAGCCAGAGATCCTGATGCAGCCTTGTTCCTGACTTTCATCGTCATGCTCTCTTTGGTTCATTGTATGCTAATGTTGCATTTAGTTTGGCTTTAATAAAAGAGTTTTGTCATCGGGTGACAACTAGCTTCAATGTTTCATAACATTGATGATCAATCTGTTCTGTACTTCAAATCGATTCATACAGTTCTTCCACTTTGGTTATGGATACTTCGAAAATCATTACAATTTGATTTTGACGAAATAAAGTCTAAAAAGGAGCCTTTGCCTGTGAGATTTTCTACATAAACACGGGCTTTCTTAACAAAAACATTATCTGCAGATATAAAGTTGATAGGCTAGAAAGTTATCTATTTTAAGAAAAGGCATGCTAATATGATATCCTGAGTAAGAATGCAACCAAAATTGAGCCAAGAATGCTAAAAATATAACTGTTGTTTCCTCCTCTAATTAGAAAGTAAACATGAATCCAAGATAGGATCGTCTTCACTGTTGCACATAAATACAACAAAGACAAGTCCTTGTAGGACCTAAATGTTATAAGCAACGAGCAGAAAAAGATTCTCATGACTTCAAGCTGTGTCTGCCTCCCTCTTCAACGACTCATCCTGAGAGATAAGAAAATTTCCAAAATGAACGAACAAAAGACACCAGTAGAAACTTAGACCGAGTTGCATGATCTATGTTGAAGAGTGGGTTAAGTCATGTGATAAAGCCAGATGCAAATGGTATCCACCGACATAGAAACATCAACTTGGCTAAAAGCATCAAACTACACACCTTGATACAAACGTAGATGTAATGAACATCAGGGCTTTTGCCAAGTGCAGATTCCACTGAACTTCCCTCAGCATCTAGAGGAATAGGTTTTGTCAGTTCCCATGGTTGATGATCGGTTAAACTTTTGTCTGCAAGTTTTAGCACAGAACATGTAACTTTCATCCAACGTTATCACAAATAATGGTAACTGAATTACAACTCACCTATCACATGGAGCTTCGTTGTCCAAGAGCGTGAGTCTTTAAACAACCTAAGACGGTAATCCGGTGCTCCATATGTAATCTAAAATCAAATGTGCATTAAATAAACAGAAACACACATAACCATAACCTCAAAGACTTTACCAGAATGTAGACTCCTTTATCCTTGAGTACCCTATAGTTATTCATCAACTGCTTCATTATTATGTGAAAAAGgatcaagaaagaaaaataaaacacattcaCCCCCCCATACATAGATTTGTGGATATAAATAGTACCTCCAAACCTCCTCAAGCATCTGCGTTGAGTGTTGCCTCGAATTGCTCCCACACTAAACATGAAAAAAGGATCAGACTCtctagtaaaaaaaaagataagaaagtAAACATCATCACCCACCAAAATAGAGTCTAAGGTTCCTGAAAAAACAtaacacacaaacaaaacatCCAAACAATGTTATTACATGAAACACACAACGCACTgggaatgataaaaaaaaaaacaatggatACCTTTATCAATCACAGCATCGAAAGAAGCATCTTCAAAGACCTTCATATCACGCACATCCATCttcaaatctgtttttttttttcacatcaTGATCCATACACACacataaaaaacaaaactttctcCCTCAAAAAGAGAGACGTTACATTTGAGCTGAGGACGGTCGGAGTGTTTCTTGTTCATCGCATCGATCACCACAGAGGAGATATCGATGCTGACTACGTCTTCGTACCCATCGTCAACCATTCCTTCGCTGAACGCTGAGTTCCCGCAGCCGATGACGAGGACGGGGTGAGTGCGGCGAGGGACGTAGAGGTTGATGAGAGGAGCCAGTGAAGTGTAGTTCTGGTACCAATCGAAGGGATCGGATTCGTTCGTGTAGCGTTCGTCCCAGTACCATTGCTCGCTGTATGATTGCGTCGTCTTCGTCTCTGTCTCCATCGTCGACTAATCACACTAACTGCTTTTTTCGTtcgcttctattttttttcgAATCAAACGAAGGGGAAAGAGAGAAAAGCGGACACGAGAGACCACCAGACCACTGTGGTCGGAGACTTTTTCTCATCAAACCACGTGGCCATGTCTGTCGGAAACAATACAATACCGGTTTCCCGGTTTGTTTAAAACCCTGTCAATTTAGATTAAAAGTGTATTTAACCGGAAATATACGGATAAACCGGAATACTGATAGTTGTTTGGGTTGTAGTCTATGCATATTCTCTTGCTTTTTCCTTCTGCAACTGCACGGAGAATAAGATTACATGCATGGCAAAGGCTAAATCCTTTCAAGCAAAGCATATTTGTTTATTCTAAGcacagtttttgttttttgtttttcaacatATAAATAGAAAGTTAATACAGTTTGATGATACTTATCAGCATATTCACTAGCTTCCTTTCTGGTTTTCTGCATATCTTCACATGGCTAGTTTCGGTGATCATGATGGTATTATCACCTAACCTCTTCCACTATATTTCTTAATACGTACCTATTTGATTAAATACAGTTGactgaattaggagagattaaTGTTTGTATGGATATGTGCATATGAACCATGTGTTTACCTTTGCATGATATTTTTCTACCACCTTTTGTTGTTATGTTTTGTTATGAAGAGTGTAATTGAATTCATTTTCCTTTTTAgttagtataaaggtaactttTGTGAGAATCATTGCAGATATCATAAAGTCTGTTTCTGATGCCCCGCCAACGCATTACATGGTCAAAATAGAGTCTTTATCACTTCTTACTAAGCATGCTATAGAGAGATATGAAACCGAGATCTTTGAAGCTGGAGGCTACAAATGGTAATGCCATCATTATCACACAACtttatgtcttcttctttctttaattaattatcttaCGAACCTTatcttgttaaaaaaattaatcatcATATCATGTGGTTTTGCTTGCAGGAAGCTGGTTCTGTATCCAAATGGAAACAAGAGCAAGAATATAAAAGATCATGTTTCTGTTTACTTGGCTTTGGCTGACTCTAGCTCCTTGGGTCCAGGCTGGGAGGTCTCGGCTGTGTTCCGTCTGTATTTGCTAGATCAAAACAAAGATAGTTACTTGATTCTACAAGGTAGACTTGTTGTAGCTTCTTTACACTTTCTTTATAAATGACTCTCTGTCTTTCTCTCATATGCATTTCATGTTGCAGGGAAGGAGAGACGGTTCCACACGGTCAAACGTGAATGGGGATTCGATAAGTTCATCCCTACAGCTACCTTCTTTAATGCATCAAATGGTTATCTTATGGAAGACACATGCATGTTTGGAGCTGATGTATTTGTTTCCAAGGAGAGAAGAAATGGGAGAGGAGAATGCTTATCAATGATTAAAGATGCTACTAGCTCAAAGCACGTATGGAAGATTGAGAATTTCTCTAAGTTAGACAATGAAAGCTATGACTCAAACGCTTTCTTCGCTGGAGATAGAAAATGGTAACAACTTTCTCTCTGTAACAATCACAAAACCGTTACTGTGGGCTGATGCAAAATGGCTTTTACTAGTGTTCTAAAAACCGTATAAGCGGCGTGAGTCTAGAAAAAATGGTTTAGGCGGTGCATAAACCCCGACTAAGCACTAATCTCCTATAATCACACCACCTAAAAAATTCTTGAACATTGGTTTAAACTCAGGAAAATACGGCTTTATCCATCGGGAACAAAGCAAGGAACAGGAACCCATCTTTCTATCTATCTGATCCTCGCAGATCCTGAAACTGTTTCAGACGGTACAAAAATATTCACAGAGTTTACAGTAAGAATATATGATCAGCTTCAAGGCAGACACATTGCAGGGAAAGGTAACAACCACAAACTCAATTCTTGATATGTGAATATGTTGATTTCTTGATCTTTAAACTTGTGTCTTGTTTTACAGTTACTAAATGGTTCAGTGGATCAAGCTTGGAGAACGGATGGGTTAAATACGTATCAATGGTTTATTTCACGCAGCCAAGTAGTGGTCTGTTGCTCAAAGATGTTTGTCTCGTTGAAGCTGATGTCTGCGTTCATGGAATCACTAGTGCACTCTGATCACTCATTAGCCAAAACATTTGACCATACAAGGAACAAGAAAGAACAAAATATGACTTTTAACTTTCTTAACACAACAATAACATATGAATACAAGGATGATAATATtgaatataatcttttatataaaTTCTCTTCtgaaaagaaacaagaaataCAAAATATGACTTTTAACTTTCTTACCACAacaataacatatgataataaataataataatataaattctcAACTGCTTAtattgaaaaaggaaaaagaatagACCCATCTCTTTAGTTGAAACAGAGGCAAGACCTGAGAGAACTAAACTAGTTCAAGTTTTCTTCAA
The window above is part of the Brassica napus cultivar Da-Ae chromosome C3, Da-Ae, whole genome shotgun sequence genome. Proteins encoded here:
- the LOC106389216 gene encoding uncharacterized protein LOC106389216 isoform X1, yielding MTAASLRLSEILPENKPLVSERTMPTLQGSLPPELANNVVRLYRECLRRATFIGKQQHNTELVVGMVRQQFKKHMNETDPEKIHKLKDDAARGLINHMLFESEKLTGRKVSQRS
- the LOC106389216 gene encoding uncharacterized protein LOC106389216 isoform X2, translating into MPTLQGSLPPELANNVVRLYRECLRRATFIGKQQHNTELVVGMVRQQFKKHMNETDPEKIHKLKDDAARGLINHMLFESEKLTGRKVSQRS
- the BNAC03G39960D gene encoding uncharacterized protein BNAC03G39960D produces the protein MASFGDHDDIIKSVSDAPPTHYMVKIESLSLLTKHAIERYETEIFEAGGYKWKLVLYPNGNKSKNIKDHVSVYLALADSSSLGPGWEVSAVFRLYLLDQNKDSYLILQGKERRFHTVKREWGFDKFIPTATFFNASNGYLMEDTCMFGADVFVSKERRNGRGECLSMIKDATSSKHVWKIENFSKLDNESYDSNAFFAGDRKWKIRLYPSGTKQGTGTHLSIYLILADPETVSDGTKIFTEFTVRIYDQLQGRHIAGKVTKWFSGSSLENGWVKYVSMVYFTQPSSGLLLKDVCLVEADVCVHGITSAL
- the LOC106389215 gene encoding EEF1A lysine methyltransferase 4, giving the protein METETKTTQSYSEQWYWDERYTNESDPFDWYQNYTSLAPLINLYVPRRTHPVLVIGCGNSAFSEGMVDDGYEDVVSIDISSVVIDAMNKKHSDRPQLKYLKMDVRDMKVFEDASFDAVIDKGTLDSILCGSNSRQHSTQMLEEVWRVLKDKGVYILITYGAPDYRLRLFKDSRSWTTKLHVIDKSLTDHQPWELTKPIPLDAEGSSVESALGKSPDVHYIYVCIKDESLKREADTA
- the LOC106389217 gene encoding zinc finger BED domain-containing protein RICESLEEPER 2; translated protein: MAKVAIGNLINPTLENSAITEMVHIVCPTFSLDTSKLHNAILQLYQEGKEKIEKLLKDAQGKLTLSCEWMVLGDWKWTSEDIVGPILHQDFMVISVYFADEDFKMRKWILAYHPHSPEDMKLKDVYLDSLKNVVTDYEIENKVSTLLVPNSVDLGLDGFSKWIEEEGGSNQINPNVFLIYCCSDMFRLMVDDMYKDVRISCLMDRVRILLGWESDGRLYPTHWTYTLNKLQTAVDMEAKDVFEDDKYDYYDYPSDEEWIRIRTFCKLTGCIYKVAKELFDGEYPTANVYFHLLVELKVMLREEVKNGDGDYFLGKAKEILEGFDKYWNEMFLVLATASVLDPRFKLKYLDFYCSKSSDQGSKAETVVDYLRSLYSCYAASDIRPLPERAAEPSPRCILYMFGDESEEEEEKKPDGYGDFAFFQEYLKFEGCCSREFHESELDSYFKEPVLEWRKDFDALKWWRDESSKYPILSRLARDILSIPISRGTSNRAYVADKRECPEFIVALEGKLLNAMMCGESSDMAKSLLINIRMLLSS